Proteins encoded together in one Deinococcus hopiensis KR-140 window:
- a CDS encoding helix-turn-helix domain-containing protein — MPQIESTTLKAFRYRLYPTKAQRTALDNTLLLCQRLSNGMVKERCGAYRKAGKSLTAYEQMKSSPEVKAAMPEYTGVNAQVLQDAAGQVFQGLFPPRQSRPESRVSEIQGSGQVRQFHVPPALTEQRLCRREARHICPKLATLASSATALFSASPRLWP, encoded by the coding sequence GTGCCGCAAATAGAAAGTACCACGCTCAAGGCGTTTCGCTATCGCCTGTATCCCACCAAAGCCCAGCGAACGGCGCTGGACAACACCCTGCTGCTTTGCCAGCGGTTGTCCAACGGGATGGTGAAAGAACGGTGCGGGGCCTACAGGAAGGCTGGGAAGTCGCTGACAGCCTACGAGCAGATGAAATCCTCGCCGGAAGTCAAAGCCGCGATGCCGGAGTACACCGGGGTGAATGCCCAAGTGCTTCAGGACGCGGCTGGACAAGTCTTTCAAGGGCTTTTTCCGCCGCGTCAAAGCAGGCCAGAAAGCCGGGTATCCGAGATTCAGGGATCGGGACAGGTACGACAGTTTCACGTACCCCCGGCCCTCACAGAACAGCGTCTCTGCCGACGGGAAGCACGTCATATCTGCCCAAAATTGGCAACGCTCGCCTCAAGCGCCACCGCCCTTTTTTCGGCAAGCCCAAGACTCTGGCCGTGA